In one window of Mercurialis annua linkage group LG4, ddMerAnnu1.2, whole genome shotgun sequence DNA:
- the LOC126678208 gene encoding ADP-ribosylation factor-like protein 8c isoform X2, whose product MELSLVGLQNAGKTSLVNAVATGGYSEDMIPTVGFNMRKVTKGNVTIKLWDLGGQRRFRTMWERYCRGVSAILYVVDAADRDGVPIARSELHDLVVKPSLTGIPLLVLGNKIDKSEALTKQALVDQLGLESITDREVCCYMISCKDSINIDVVIDWLIKHSKTAK is encoded by the exons ATGGAGCTATCCCTTGTAGGCCTTCAGAATGCAGGAAAGACATCTCTTGTTAATGCAGTTGCT ACTGGAGGGTACAGTGAGGACATGATTCCAACT GTTGGGTTCAACATGAGGAAAGTCACGAAAGGCAACGTGACCATAAAGCTCTGGGATCTTGGAGGTCAACGGAGATTCCGTACCATGTGGGAACGCTACTGTCGTGGCGTCTCTGCAATTCT ATATGTAGTTGATGCTGCTGATAGAGACGGTGTTCCCATTGCACGAAGTGAATTACATGACCTCGTAGTAAAACCTTCCTTAACTGGAATTCCGTTGCTTGTTCTTGGAAACAAAATAGACAAATCTGAAGCTCTTACTAAGCAAGCTTTGGTGGATCAGCT AGGCCTTGAATCAATTACAGATAGAGAAGTGTGCTGCTATATGATCTCATGCAAGGACTCGATTAATATAGACGTCGTTATAGATTGGCTCATCAAGCACTCGAAAACTGCAAAATGA
- the LOC126678208 gene encoding ADP-ribosylation factor-like protein 8c isoform X1, whose protein sequence is MGFFDSILNWLRSLFFKQEMELSLVGLQNAGKTSLVNAVATGGYSEDMIPTVGFNMRKVTKGNVTIKLWDLGGQRRFRTMWERYCRGVSAILYVVDAADRDGVPIARSELHDLVVKPSLTGIPLLVLGNKIDKSEALTKQALVDQLGLESITDREVCCYMISCKDSINIDVVIDWLIKHSKTAK, encoded by the exons tttattcTTCAAACAAGAAATGGAGCTATCCCTTGTAGGCCTTCAGAATGCAGGAAAGACATCTCTTGTTAATGCAGTTGCT ACTGGAGGGTACAGTGAGGACATGATTCCAACT GTTGGGTTCAACATGAGGAAAGTCACGAAAGGCAACGTGACCATAAAGCTCTGGGATCTTGGAGGTCAACGGAGATTCCGTACCATGTGGGAACGCTACTGTCGTGGCGTCTCTGCAATTCT ATATGTAGTTGATGCTGCTGATAGAGACGGTGTTCCCATTGCACGAAGTGAATTACATGACCTCGTAGTAAAACCTTCCTTAACTGGAATTCCGTTGCTTGTTCTTGGAAACAAAATAGACAAATCTGAAGCTCTTACTAAGCAAGCTTTGGTGGATCAGCT AGGCCTTGAATCAATTACAGATAGAGAAGTGTGCTGCTATATGATCTCATGCAAGGACTCGATTAATATAGACGTCGTTATAGATTGGCTCATCAAGCACTCGAAAACTGCAAAATGA